Part of the Leptodactylus fuscus isolate aLepFus1 chromosome 6, aLepFus1.hap2, whole genome shotgun sequence genome, tgacgGCTCCCTATAGGTGTGGCTTTCCATCATTGGGCTTCATTATCTGCTGCTAGTTGCCTGACTTCTCCCTCCTCTGCCTCAGCAGACAGTACTAACTGTACTGTTCATGTCTGATGTGACACTGCACCCTGAAGTAAAGGAAGCTGGCCCCCCAGAATTTGAGCTTAAAAAAATGCACACTACAGAGCACGGAGTACAGAGAACTGTGTATGCTCCACCTTGGGGTCTATTTACGTAATGTTATTGAAGTCCGTCCAACTGATATGTTTTTatagctgttttgttttttaaaatatatccATTGGCAGACTCCTGGACtctgagaggaaaaaaaaaccccaaaacatttaAGTTTTCATCTTACAGAGACACTGACTTTTGCAGAAtaaccccctggatgccatgatcaatagcaatcattGGATCAGGGGCAAGATCGGCCACAACCCCTTGGATCCACATGTTGGGTATCAATATGTGTATATAAGTTTTCACTATACAAAATTAGCGTTATTTATCCCATTTGTTAAAAGtcgtaagcaaaaaaaaaaaaaaaacaatttgcaaAATAATGTCTTTTGGTCACCTCGCTTTtcccaaaaaatagcaataaaaagtgattcaAAATAACAAGTGATATCAATAAACAAGTACAACTTTTTTGAAAAGTGactttatttgtaaaagtggtaaaacctgataaaagcaatataaatatgaggggcaacatggtagctcagtggctagcactgggttcgaatcctgccaaggacaaaacatctgaaaggagtttgtatgttctccccatactgatagggaaaaatgtacattgtgaaccctatataggactcacaatctatattaaaaaaaatagagttttttcacatggacccccccccccaaaaaaaagttaataaaagttaatcaaaacattatatgtacctcaAAGTGGTGCCAAATGAAACTATaggtacagcgcgataggcgctgctgtggagaaggacgttcctgactgactgtcaggattgcccttctgactgtaaagagctactttaccgggaccgatggtgctttacccggggcacagattgggaaagctgacagtgtgctgaaatgtgcactgtcagctttccagcagtatatagaactgcctgtgcccaaatcggtgaaaggtcctctttaagtggttaAAGGGTTTATCCCACAAAGCTCCTACTTACTTCAGTGGAAGCACTTGgttatctccagcactcccattgaagtgaatgggaactctGTCCATCACTAGTCATGCCTGTATTCAGTCTGGCTTCATTCAAGCTGAATGTGCAGCGTTCTCGCTTTGTGGAATAACCCCTATAACAGTACGGTCAATGTGCATCTGCTTTTTTAATAAAGTTAAGTGATGCGTTAAATGGATCAGctaaatgtgatgtgaatggatGCTTATCATGGTGGTGTTGGCAGTCTCtgtgctgctgtatactgtatggcagtatacagcacTTTACTAAGCTGTTTGGGGAATATCTGTAAAATCCAGCATGTGATGGGTTATAGGATATTGATTTTTCTCTTCCTGATTTGTATGGCATTACAGAAGTACAGTAAGGCCACCTTTGGGTGTTGTTATATCTCTGTATAATTTACAGACTGCTATATGTAAGATTAATAGAGTTCATTCTTTGAGGCTTCACAAAAATTAATGTCACTGGTTTTACGTACTGAATTGTATTTGTCTTCACTTAGGAAACATTTGCCAGAGCAAAGAATTGGGTGAAGGAACTTCAGAGACAGGCAAGCCCAAACATTGTAATCGCCTTGTCTGGTAATAAGGCTGATCTTTCCAGTAAAAGAGCTGTAGACTTCCAGGTGAGCATGTTACACTAGTATTGGTGACGGTACCATATTATATGCGGACGAAAGAAATCATGCCCTTATCCATTCTCCTTGTGTCTAACTGCAGGAAGCCCAAGCATATGCTGAAGATAACAGTCTGCTCTTCATGGAGACATCCGCTAAAACCGCCATGAATGTGAATGAAATCTTTATGGCAATAGGTATGGTTTACTCATAAGTGCTAGTGTGTCCGATGTTAGAATGGAATCTCTCCTATGTTATCTGTCAGCATCACAAGCAGCCAAATAGCTGTTTTGGTGGTTTTCCTGCCCTGTAAAATTGTTCAAAGCAGTAAGTTCCTCAATAGTCCGCACGGTGAGCCGTCTAACCTCAGATGACATTAGAAAATCTGTCTCACAGAGGTGCATATTACACTAATCCACAACATACCTGCTATGCACAGTAGAGACCTTAATATGTTCTGTTTTATGGTGACGCTCTTCTGACTTGGTGCTGGGAAGTTGCCGCTGGCCATATGTTTTACCTGGAGCAGCCTCTACAGGagtaatgtagtattacatgcttGCCATTTAAATGAACATATGGGACATATGTGGGGAATTTTTTGTAGTGCTTCAGATGGTCACAGAAAATGGATAAGGAGGAGACAGATGCCGATGGACTAGGTAGTAAATAAGATCTGTAAGCCAAGATGTGAGCTCAGTACAAGGCGAAATTGGAATACATGTTGCACAGTTGTGAAACTAGGAATGGGAGATTAATTGAAAAATGACCAAAACCGAGCACCAATATTTGTGAGGCTCAACCTGCAGTTTCATTTAGATCAAACACATTCAGATTGTAATTGTTATTATACGTGGGGATCAGACCACAGAATTTAATAAGTGGAGGTCTATGGGGAGGTGattaagcataaaaaaaaaaaaaaaaaaaaaaaaaaaaaaaaaaaaaaagtttctcacCTTTCTGGCATAACTCCCTGCTCTCTTCAGGTCTTCAGCCTGACATTGGGGacaactgaggcctgtgattggacctcagcaggtCACGTGGTGTTGACGCATAGACCCATGTGAGCATTAAGACCCAGTCACAGGCTTCAGCGATCCCTGACATCAGACAGATGAACCAAAGACAGCAGTTTGTTGtcatcgtccccccccccccccccccctccagagtccaggagagatgagtaatgctttatttttatttgctcaccttccctgggcctcctatcattacactTAGAagtctgaagagaacccagagtataatatccgTTTTGGTTCTGCCATGttcattccaaaaaaaaaactaccgGTTGAACCATGCACAACAAAACTCTTGCAAATgtaaagaatatatataaaaacgTTGCAAAGTCCTTAACTTTTAATTTATACAAATTTGCATCTGGCTATGATCTCTTTTACGCCTAGTGAAGCAAAACACTTCCCATTGCTGTGCAGttactattttttatttaatatgtgtattTTTCCCCCCCCTTAATCTTTAACCTCCAGCCAAGAAACTGCCGAAGAATGAGCCACAAAGTGCACAAGGCGCCCCAGGAAGAAATCGGGGAGTGGACCTCCAAGAAAATAGTCCCCCTGCAAGGAGCCAGTGCTGCAGCAACTGAGTTACGTGTCTCCATTTCCACCACCGTGTACTTCCTCATCGCTCATCACCTGGTGGTGAGCAGAGAGGAACCAGAAACATAGAgatttacaattaaaaaaaaacaaaaaaaaaaaacacaaaaaaaagtcaaattgaaaaaaagaaaatgtaccaACAATAAAACCAACAAAGAGATGAGACTGGAAATCCACTTTAAGCCTAATCAATATTTAGCTCCCTCCAGAATCAGAATGACCACCCTGTTTCTGGAGGGGCTAAGATGGGCGCTGTGACCTGTATCTTATCATCTATACCACCACTCCAGCTTCTGATTGATCAGCGTCCTGATGGAGATCTCATTCcacctgcacttttttttttccttgtataAATACTAATTCAATTTTTAAGTCTTAAGtcacttttaatatatatattataaatatataaatatgaacTCTGATCCGATTAACCTACTTCTATTTCCCTCCTCTTCTCCCTCCTCCGGTTTTGTGGGCTCGGTGGTGGCTGAGAGAAGGGAAGGGGGACGCTTTAGTTGTAAAGCTCTGGGAAATGTGTGACACTTCTAATGAAATTCTGATGAGCTTCTTGTTCATGAAATCATTCTTAAACCGTATATTGTAAGGACAGAACGCTGTGTACATTGACATGCATATATGTATGGagtgtatatgaatatatatatatatatatattttttttttttcttcaaatgttTAATCCCCTTAATACAGGATGCCTTTCTTAAGTTATAATCCACTTGGCCTtttgagaggggaggggagaagtgagAAGAATCTAAAGGATGCCCCCTACTGGAATGTTCTAACAGAGAGACACTTCAGCAGCCCCTTTTATCAATCACTAGTCTGTCAGGCTAAAGGTAGTGTACACTGATCTCTGTCTAAACTAAAAAGTGGCCATTTTACTAAATTGGAAATAGGGTTATGTTCCTCCTGGTTATACAGAATGGAGCCACGATGGCTTTCTTTCCAAACAGGACCTAGTGGAGCCTATTGACTTCCAGTCTGGGATCCAGTTTTGGGATGTAAGAGAAGCACTCCAGACTGTGCTATTATCAGTTACTAAAAGCCCTCTTCAAAATTACGCAATACCGTAGCGCCAGGCTTTTTGTAATGCTCCTTGTCTACCGATCTAAGCGCTAAAATGGCACGTCACGAAAAGGATGTGAGAAAGGGATGGAAATGACAACTACAGCAAACATGAGAGCCattatttctgtaaaaaaaaattgttttgctgCTCAATTTCTAATTGACTTATATATGACCAATTTTGTATTGGGCCAAGGAGCGCCGTTTGGGCACTCGAAAGCCTTATCCTGACCCCTCACTAGGAGATTGTTCTCGCTGTAAGTTATTTTGCCATTAGTGAGATTTTACTATGTGGGTGGATTGATTTTTGCCACTATATCCTGTTCTTCCAGATTATTAAAATTCAaagactttttaaaaaatattttccacATTTTTCTGCTACCCCTGTTAGAGAGAATGGAGTATAGTGAAGTAAGGCCTTACACCTAGTCACGCACGTAAATTACTATGGATCAATATCTTGGAGAACATTCTAGGGGCAAAAGCTGGATGCAACTCCGACCATATACATGTGATACATGCCACCTATCAGTCTGTAGAGCCCTACTTAAAGGGAATTTCTCTTTTAAGTGAGGTTTCTGACAAAAACCTGTTGTAGAAATAAAAATCATGAGACAACATATCATAAATTGGATTATTTCCGATGTGTAATCATGTCAGCGGAATTTGCACAAAGGCAGAAAAATGTCCAGCTTGGGGTCAGACGTCAGGTCTGTTACTATCTATAGGAATCTACCAATGCACTGTAGAGACTTAGGATATTCCCCTGCTTTCAGCACTTATCTATAAGGCAATGACTCTGTATTGACCCACCAGTCTACATATTTGGATCACCAGTAAATTTTTGTGCGCCGTAATTGAGTCCTTTTTACTGGGGGCGAGGAGCTGTGAAGTAGAGTTGTGCAGTAATATGGCGAACTGACTAGTTTTTATGTGTCTCAGCCCAGTCACTTGACCAAATAACAGTTACGAGTATTAAGGGGATGGGaacttctgtgttttttttttttttttttttttttttttttttcctttttgtttatatttttcttttctgtatttTGTATTGTATGTTCTCTGCAATATGTACTCAATCAGTATATCTTGATAATACAGTACGTATCCAACATATACATGGTTTCCTCCTTTTCTGTCTGTAAAATCTAGGGTTTTATTTCATGACCTTTTAATTTTAACCTAAAATTGAGAAACCAGACTGTAAAGTATGGACTCGTCATGAATGGCTTGAGCATTGCAGATCTATTGATTATTCATTTGACTTGCGTGATAATTGTAGAAGGTAGATCTCTTTTTAAAGGGGTGTTTCTAATTTGGAGCCTGCTTTTATAGGGATACCCCCTGTTAAGCCAGTGATCTGAAGGTGCTAAGAAGAGAAGCTGTGACTTGACCTGCCTTTCAGACCTCTGGTAAAATATCCTAATGAAATCTAAAAGCGTAAGATCACTTGTTTGACCCTACATACACTTATAAGGAGGTTATTAAAGTTTCTTTAGGCAAAGTAATTTCATGGCAGCATGAATTCCTTCTGGTTATTATGTCCTGTAGATGTATCATCCGGCTTCTGAACATCTACACTGGCATTGCACATTAGACAGCAATCCCTACTGCCTAATGCACACTTGGCTTGACCAAGCATTTATGTGTTCTGATTGGAAACAAGTTGTTGATGATCTGGTGGCATTTTCACTCCCCAGGGGCAAAAAGATCAGGCAGGTtgaagtctaagggtaagttcacacggggatttttggtcagaattttgaggccattatcaggctgtttcgcctcgccattctgcctgaagacactcccgactaggcccattcattaggcctaatctggagcggagtgcgcggctggatgctgctgcagtgcactggctttccgTTGCAGCTACCCGGCTTTCggtccggaacctaaggcggcGGGCCGGCCGGAGTACAAACTTGATGGTCAACTTGTCATGCTGATTTTGATGGCTTTAACTCAATGTGAATGGTGCACTTTAAGGTGACTTTACACACCCAACAGATTTGTTTCAGAAATTTCTGACTAAAAGTGTATTCCGTGCCTATCaatgtgtttgtttttatttttctctacAGCAAGCTCATGGCTTTCTGCAGGCCCTGTTAGGATAAAATGTCTGCCACAAATCTTACTTCACAGGACTTCGCAGCCAGTACCAGCCACAGGACCAGACTTCTCTATGGATATAACCTACAGTGGTGCTTCATTgaaatacacacgtggacaaaactgTTGGTCCCTTcgtttaatgagaaaaaaaaaacaaaacacaatggtcacagaaataacttgattctgacaaaattaaaaataaaaattctatgaaaatgaacaaataaaaatcagacattgcttttcacttcaacagaattaaaaaaataaaataaaataaaactcatgaaacagcctggacagaaatgatggttcccttaacttaatattttgttgcacaacctttagaGGCAATCCCTGCAATCacatgattcctgtaactgttaatgagacttctgcacctctcagcagatattttggcccctcctcatgagcaaactgccccagttgtctcgggtgtgaagggtgccttttccagacagcaggtttcagctccttccaaagatgctcaataggatttaggtcagggctcatagaaggccacttcagaatagtccaatgttttcccctttgccattcttgggtgtttttagctgtgtgttttgggtcattatcctgttgcaagaacCATGACCTGTGACAGAGACCAAGCTTTGTGACACTGGTCAGCACatttctagaatcccttgatagtcttgagatttcattgtaccctgcacagattcaagacaccctgtgccagcaACCCCAGAACataagagcctcctccatgtttcacagtagggacagtgttcttttcaagacatgtacagtgttcttttcaagacaggtttcatttttctgtctgtgaacatagagctgatgtgccttgccaaaaagtttgatttttgtctcatctgtccataggacattctcccagaagctttgtggcttgtcaacttgtagtttggttattattacttttgtcagattcaagttatttctgtgaccattgtgggtttttctttcattaaaccagGGGTAACAACAATTTAGGCCACGTGTGTACATGTGGTTGCTGTAAAAGACTTCTCCAACTTTCGAAACAATCAGTTCTTAAGCAGTTAAAAAATCAATAGGGCAAGTATTTTACAAAGCACTCTATTTAAGACTGTTAGCCTGATCTCCCATTCATCAACTTCCTCCAAATATACATTTTACAACACGTCTCATCCTAGTTTATTCCCGTATCAGGTGTCAGAATTAGATGTCCGCGATTCCCATTTGATGCTGCTGAAATACCTGTATGTTGATCTCACAACTGTTAATGGTATAGACTCTAGAACAACGGGCAAAAGTGGCTTTTTAGTAAAACACTGAAGAGGCTGTGGGGTGATGGTTAGCTGCCAATCTGCTGACCATACCCATAAAATATTTATCAGTAAAGTTGCTCTAAGACCTGTAACGAAATcattctttgtaaaaaaaaaaaaaaaaaaaaagttaggctGCTCTATATGATACTTTGTTTCAATTCCTATCTCTTTTCAAGATCTTGGCTTCCTGACAGTGAATGTAAATAATCTAGTTTACTAAGGTGTTATGCAGAATATGAAGCCATCTCCTACTTTGGCTACCTGTTAGGTTACACCAAATCCTTAACCTACCCTATAAGGTGCCATCTCTTAAAGTCCTCACAGCTGAGGTCTTGCTATAAGTTTATCTGGCCTGAGATATTTCTTTACATTAAATACACAGCAGCAGTATAAATCTCTCTCCTGTCCTCTGTTTTAGGAGTGAATATGTATCGGTCTGTTTTGCTCCAATTTGTTGCAGTAAAGGAATTATCCCACTTTCAGCAGTTTTACCTAAATAGAGCAGTGCTACACATGTGCCCACTACTTGAATTACTTTTATGGGACTCTTAGAGCAGTGATGCCCATAGGGAACTTGTAGGCCTTGGTTCTCGTGATGGCCTCAGGTCACAGCAATCTGTTCCCCAGTACTCATTTGAATACAATAGAAGTataattaccaaaaaaaaaaaaaaaaaacctttcactGGACGCAGCAGTAGTATCCCTTATTttagagtactatatagcagactTCATACAATTGGATACTGCAGAAGCATCTCCATTATTCAGAAATATGGAAGAAGTTTTCAGTTCTCCTGTGTGGCCGATTTAACTTGGATTTCTTTGACTCtactttttggaatttttgatcaaaaatgagttctcttgagactgtcctctatgtaaacacaaagacaaCGGAGTTTACTACAAGTCTGTTCTCTCAGCTTCAGCATCTAAGTGTCCCCCCCGAacctatgtaatataatatacatttgcagtgtatagtattttatttacattactatagatttctagtaatgatgATAATCTCTCATGGttaaggcaatgtctatatctagcgCACTACTTCATAGTGTTGTCTCCTCCTTTCCCTCCACCTGCTCTATAAGAAATGATGGGTGGTTGTTTCCCAAATCCTCCTGGcaggtcccctttaaagaggacctttcatggtttggggcacaggcagttctatatactgctggaaagccgacagtgctttcTCGATCtgcgtagcgctttatagtcagaagggcgtttctgacagcgaggaacgtccttctccacagcagcgcctatagcgctgtacagtgtgagcggggaggaacgccccctctctctgctcacagtgctcatacaTAGActtgtattatcaggaggggagggggcgttcctccccgctcacactgtacagtgcaataggcgctgctgtggagaaggaagtacctgactgtcaggaacgcccttctgactgtaaagcgctatggtaccaggaacgatagctctttacccggggcacagatcgggaacgccgatagtgcactgaattcagcgcactgtcggctttccagcagtatatagaactgcctgagtcccaaaccatgaaaggtcctctttaagtctgttTTGTGGACTTTTAAGCTGATCAGCAGTGACATAGTGCTGGTGCATACACAGATTGCCTTTGTAATGATGAACCGACTACACTGTCTTTCCAGCACCAGTTAAACATGAGGAATTTGGCTGGCGGTGGATGTCCCCAGCTGGTGCCTGGGTTCCAATTCAGCGTTGTCTTTATTAATTATTGATCTGTCCTCCAACACTTCCTCCCCACAGCAGAAATCATTTCTTTGTAATAGCCACTGGGGCTTTGTGTGCACTAAAACCCACAACACTCAGCTTCCTAAGAAAATGATGGTCTGTGCAATGACAGAGGGGCAGCTGGTGTGTTATAAATAGCGTCGAGTCAGGGGTTCCTAGCGCTCCTGGCCATGAAAATCATTCACACTTTGGATCTCAAGCCTCATTACAGAAAGCTTGTGCTGCAGAAAGTGTGGAGCCTGGCAGTCAATGTGCTGCTTATAGGAAGACGCTCTCTTCTGCCGGCGATATTGGTTATTTATTAACACGTTAGCAACAAAATCGCTTCTTGGAGTTTTGCTAATTGGAGCCTATAGACCCTAGCAGTTCAGCAGGAGCCATTGGCTGGTATACACTCACCAGGGAATGCAGGGTGGTCAAATGTGAGGCTTCCAGTCTCTCATAGCATTAGATTTGGAACTTGTTTAGGTCAGATTAAAGGGGATTTTGCAGCCATGAGATGAGGAACAGGGGACCCCTGTTCTTGAGACAGAGGTGGGATCTGCATTAATCGGGCGTTCATGGTATAGCCTGTGGATATAGCCATAATTGTCCAGATGGGACTATCCCTTTGATGTacatgtgacgctgggttcacaccagcgttcgccactccgtactcaggtttccgttttctgcatgcagaagacggaaacctctcatgccgagtccggctgtgagcgatggtgagcgttttatgttctccgcggctaaaccggggttttttttaaactggacaccgagtactgcatgtccaactctgtgtcgatttaaaaaaccggtttcgccgcggagagcataaaacgctcactggcactcacggctggacacttttcagtcccattcaaatgaatgggtatgaaagagtcctgcaggtttccgtcttctgtcctgtTTTGTGTAGGAAACGGAAAGGACTCCCAGgtgtagatgtgaacgagtccttagagACATTTTGTCCAAGTCTTTTCAGTCTGTGATTAATTTGTGAACTTCAGATGTTCAGAATACTAACATTCTGCTAGGATCCACAAGATAATATTTTTTCTTAGTGTGATATGTCTTGGAATATATTTACAATCTTGAGAAGTGTTATAGCGATTTCATAAATGGACCTCTCGCACAATGACTTCAAGAAGTAATGCTAATCTAAAGCTCCACATGTTTATAGGCCGTTTCGGTCATTTTTGGGGACTTTTCAGTCAAGCTATGGTATCTGTACATGAGGAGTAGCTCTATATCTGGTAAATATGTCTTGTAGTCAGCAGGACCCATATTTGCTGGGGAGGCGAGATTGGCTGCTATGTTTTCTCCTGTAAACAGCACATGGAGAACACAAGATTATTCTTACCTTTCTCACGCACTTAGAAGAACCATAGAGGACATTATAGCTTACTACTGAAAGTGATGAAACCGCTGGGGTATAACTGAATAGAAAATGTACTATTTGCTACAATGTGTAGTGTTTGCCtcacttctccatagacttctgtatgtagCAAGTAATCTGATTCTTCTGAGCTGACAGTCCATCTCCTCTCCCAGATGTAACACAGAATTTAGAGTGAATGAACAggctagaagtaaaaaaaaaatgataatgtAGAGGGAACACCACAATGACCATTTTAGGGAACATAAATTTGTATATTAGTCAACCTATAAGCTGTGATATGTAAGCGAATCTGTAGGTCTGGGTCCATTAGTAGTGTTGATCATAGTAGACAGTGATGCCATGTATGGACCTTCTTTACAGCAAATCTAGATATTTTTCTTGTTTCCTCTGAATA contains:
- the RAB5C gene encoding ras-related protein Rab-5C — encoded protein: MAGRGGNARPNGPAAGNKICQFKLVLLGESAVGKSSLVLRFVKGQFHEYQESTIGAAFLTQTVCLDDTTVKFEIWDTAGQERYHSLAPMYYRGAQAAIVVYDITNTETFARAKNWVKELQRQASPNIVIALSGNKADLSSKRAVDFQEAQAYAEDNSLLFMETSAKTAMNVNEIFMAIAKKLPKNEPQSAQGAPGRNRGVDLQENSPPARSQCCSN